The stretch of DNA AATAAGGTCCTAGCCAGTGACCTGCACATTCCTTCAGTGAGAGAGCAAATCAACATGCACTCAAGCCGCTACAACGACCGACTACTAGCCCGCTCCAATCAATTAGCTGCATCCTTGGCAAACCCAACCACAAAAAGAAGGCTGAAGCGTCGACACCCTGGTGATCTCTGGACAAGAGGACGCCATCAAACCCGCGTCCTGAGACAGTAATGTAGAACTGTCaatgttataaaattgttatttCCACACTCATGTTATGTTTCCAGTTATTTGTTTCTATGTTCTATATTATGCGTTTTATAACCATTAAGTTAAcgccataaataaaaatatgctataaaaaaaaaaaaaaaaaccaacccgagtacagcattcgcactccctttagctgagtgacgggtattagatagtcgggacaccaacccgactatagcgttctctcttgttaaaccTTTAACTTAACactgatttaattattttcttgtttatagCCAACGTCCGTCTGGATGAGGAGCAGATGACTATAGGATCACTGCGGGTCTTCGCCATTTTGCCGGAGCGTCTGCGCGACTCCAAGGTGAGCTGCATCGTGCGCTTCGCGGACTTCACGAGCGAGGAGATTCTGGCTGAGGAGGCGGGAGCCATGCACGATGTGCACAACAACACATTTGCAGCATGGAGCGTCATGTGTCCGCTACATGCCACCCGTCGCGCCCCCTTGCGACTTCCTCAGGCGGTGGCCTTGGCTTACGCCTCCAACCGACTGAGTCATATGAGTCCAACCTTTATTCAGATCAGGTATGCACTACATCATGGGCTTATAAGAAATATGGTTAGACCACCAGGACTTGAACTTTCCTGAACtgattttgtaataaattataagCCAAACTTTCATATCTCAAATTTCCCACGAGGtattatatacccttgcagatcattcctatttaatgacaaaatgttaatttttctatccttcctatggcagccataCAATATagttattgttaaatttaaatcgaaattcctaaatattgaaaaaaagtcATTACCCAGAGTAGAAACtcagaattattaaaaaaatgttatgttattatatagatataggtgtccgatccggctggtttCGACTTGTTTATTaccagcaaaaaaaagaagtcttttgggaaagttttagccTGATAGCTTACAGAGACTAAAcggaaacggacggacagacggacatggctagatagtctcgtctagtgatgctgataaagaatatttttatatactctTTCGGGTCGggaacgtctccttcactgcgttacaaacttctgactgaaatcggcaaggttataaaaatattgttgtcAGAGTTCCTATCTAAagctatttttaatgtattccCTTAGCTATCCCCGCAACATGACCAACTTGTTTGGCCGATCCCGTCCCACGATCTCCGTGTGCGTGGGTCCCTTGCAGGAGAACTACTCGAATGTGCTCCGGCTGGTGGAGTTCGTGGAGATGTACCGCCTGCAGGGCGCCACCCACTTCTACTTCTACTACGTGGAGGCCAGCGAGGAGGTGCGTCGTGTTCTGGAGCACTACCAGCGGATGGGTCTGGCCGACGTCTTCGAGTGGAATGTCCAGGCCCATCTGCAGGATCTGCACTACGCCGGAATAGTGGCGCAGTTCAACGACTGCGTCTACCGGGCCAATGTGGTGGACAACTTCCGGTATGCGGCGGTGGTGGATCTGGACGAGGTGGTGATGCCGCTGAAGCACAACACGCTGGCGGACTACCTGCGCCAGTGCGACGAGGGACGCACGGCGGGCTTCGTCTTCCGCAACGTCTTCTTCCACCGGCGGGACAGCAACGACACCTTCAACGCCCCCAGCCACGTCCTCAATAGGCTGCTGTACACCCAGTCGAAGGTCCGCCGAACCCTGGAGGTCCTGCCCGCGTACGTGAGGAGCAAGGTGGTGGTCAATGCCAGGGCCATTGTGGAGATGGGCAACCACCAGGTCTACCGCTCGGCTCCCGGCTACGCCGATCACGTGGTGCACCCCACCGTGGGATTGCTGTTCCACTACCGCGACAAGTGCATCAACTGCAAGATGGTGCTGATCGTTGACTATACGGCCCGGAGATTCGGCTCGTTGCTCTTCGATCGAGTGGACAACACGTGCCTCGAGGTTTTTCTAAACCGCGGCATCTGCGATCTGGTGTAGCTGGACTCCAATCTGCGGTTCGATCTGCGACAGACGCCCCCTAAAAACCAGAGATCTCTCGGGTCAGTTGATCTCGTGGCCTCAGCCCGTCGACATGCTGAAGTTCTGCTCGCTGCGAAGGAGCAAGGAGCCTGCGATTCCGGCTCCCAAAGTGGCCAAGAGTGTACGACAAATTAGAATAAGTCCTAGCTGTTCGCATTTAAGTGTTATGCCGTAATAAATCGTGCTTTAAGTGATTTGTGATGTAATCCGAAGTGTTTCGTTTCTCTACACGCCCAACCCATTAGTCATCGCTGCGACTGAAGGATGTCCCGCTGAACGACGCCCAACTGCTCCAAGTGCTCCAGGCTCAGCGGGAGCGAGGTCCTCTGATTTTGGCCCTGAGCAGGTGAGCCGTTCGGAAGGTGAGAACTTCTCCGCGGAGGTGAGAACTCTCCCATTTTCACTTTCAGTGCTGGGACTGGAGCGAAAACTTGCCGGAAGTGCGGTACCCCTTACGAAAGCCCACAGGTGGTCGAAAATGGAACAACAGGTGAGCAATAGGGGGTGTTTGCTACTACATCGAGTGCTATAGTTAACCGCATCCTGCTCGCATTTACTAAAACCGTGTAGTACAATTGAATTAATCAAACATTACGGTCTTGAAACAACGCACAACTAATAAATTCATTTGGTTAACGTCAAGTTCATAAACAACTTTATGGCAAGCTTTACTCCCCTAATTGCTGATATCATACAAATCGGGCCAACCATTCAAATTACCATTCGTGACAAATATTCTCCAGGGGCTTTTTATCACAACTGAACACTTTTAGAAACCAAAATGTAGGTTCTAAATTTTTAGCGCACTCCAGGGAATAACTATTTCCGCTTCATGACAAAAAACACATTGgtgtttagaaaaaaattggggAAATTGGTGTAAGTAATCGGACAAATATGTTAGCAGATTAGCATTTATAGAAAAGTTGATTTCGATAAATTTATtcttaagaacaaaaatagaaataatatatttggtAAGTTCCACTATTCTCTATTTCCATTTCTGTCTTCAAAATAACTGAAAAGGTTCAAGAGTTACTAATTACTTTGCCATAATggaaaagttgtacttttccTATTCATAAAACATGCCCCTGCATAAACGAAAGCAGAACCGTAAACAGTTTAGTGGGAAAAGAACAAAGCAGAGAGCAGCTCACTCCCTCGCAAGTGgtattggaaaaataataactaacaGTGCACGCCGAACCATTTCAAAGCGAACCCCTTTTCAGGCACCCTCCCCTCCAATGCACCCCATTCCGAGCCCCTCTCCTCCATTTTACCCCCTGACAGCGCCGCTGTCCATCTGTTGGAGCTTGACGACGCGAACGTCGCGCCGATGACAATGACGCTGGCATTATGTGTTTACGGCGGAGTGGGACAGGCGGGGGTGGGGTGGAA from Drosophila takahashii strain IR98-3 E-12201 chromosome 2R, DtakHiC1v2, whole genome shotgun sequence encodes:
- the LOC108059431 gene encoding uncharacterized protein isoform X2; this encodes MRRISFWQRPKVTHFAFLVFFVYVFLLFSYKFLQNERLREDLAKTQRQMIFERPNPHWDYSNSWRRIGDTKLRHEIYSAYFDVRTDIIANVRLDEEQMTIGSLRVFAILPERLRDSKVSCIVRFADFTSEEILAEEAGAMHDVHNNTFAAWSVMCPLHATRRAPLRLPQAVALAYASNRLSHMSPTFIQISYPRNMTNLFGRSRPTISVCVGPLQENYSNVLRLVEFVEMYRLQGATHFYFYYVEASEEVRRVLEHYQRMGLADVFEWNVQAHLQDLHYAGIVAQFNDCVYRANVVDNFRYAAVVDLDEVVMPLKHNTLADYLRQCDEGRTAGFVFRNVFFHRRDSNDTFNAPSHVLNRLLYTQSKVRRTLEVLPAYVRSKVVVNARAIVEMGNHQVYRSAPGYADHVVHPTVGLLFHYRDKCINCKMVLIVDYTARRFGSLLFDRVDNTCLEVFLNRGICDLV
- the LOC108059431 gene encoding uncharacterized protein isoform X1, coding for MLAAQENRFQHVYFALSALVASAMLVLVYISMRSSLNERLREDLAKTQRQMIFERPNPHWDYSNSWRRIGDTKLRHEIYSAYFDVRTDIIANVRLDEEQMTIGSLRVFAILPERLRDSKVSCIVRFADFTSEEILAEEAGAMHDVHNNTFAAWSVMCPLHATRRAPLRLPQAVALAYASNRLSHMSPTFIQISYPRNMTNLFGRSRPTISVCVGPLQENYSNVLRLVEFVEMYRLQGATHFYFYYVEASEEVRRVLEHYQRMGLADVFEWNVQAHLQDLHYAGIVAQFNDCVYRANVVDNFRYAAVVDLDEVVMPLKHNTLADYLRQCDEGRTAGFVFRNVFFHRRDSNDTFNAPSHVLNRLLYTQSKVRRTLEVLPAYVRSKVVVNARAIVEMGNHQVYRSAPGYADHVVHPTVGLLFHYRDKCINCKMVLIVDYTARRFGSLLFDRVDNTCLEVFLNRGICDLV
- the LOC108059431 gene encoding beta-1,4-galactosyltransferase galt-1 isoform X3, whose amino-acid sequence is MTNLFGRSRPTISVCVGPLQENYSNVLRLVEFVEMYRLQGATHFYFYYVEASEEVRRVLEHYQRMGLADVFEWNVQAHLQDLHYAGIVAQFNDCVYRANVVDNFRYAAVVDLDEVVMPLKHNTLADYLRQCDEGRTAGFVFRNVFFHRRDSNDTFNAPSHVLNRLLYTQSKVRRTLEVLPAYVRSKVVVNARAIVEMGNHQVYRSAPGYADHVVHPTVGLLFHYRDKCINCKMVLIVDYTARRFGSLLFDRVDNTCLEVFLNRGICDLV